The following are encoded in a window of Chlorocebus sabaeus isolate Y175 chromosome 10, mChlSab1.0.hap1, whole genome shotgun sequence genomic DNA:
- the GCA gene encoding grancalcin isoform X1 — protein sequence MAYPGYGGGFGNFSIQVPGIHMGQPVPETGPAVLLDEYDGFPAFSDAYSSAGDSVYTYFSAVAGQDGELDAEELQRCLTQSGISGTYSPFSLETCRIMIAMLDRDYTGKLGFNEFKELWAALNAWKQNFMTVDQDGSGTVEHHELRQAIGLMGYRLSPRTITTIVKRYSKNGRIFFDDYVACCVKLRALTDFFRKRDHLQQGSVNFMYDDFLQGTMAI from the exons ATGGCCTACCCGGGATACGGAGGCGGG TTTGGAAATTTTAGCATTCAGGTGCCAGGAATACACATGGGACAACCAGTGCCAGAAACAGGTCCAGCCGTACTCCTCGATGAATACGATGGGTTCCCAGCATTTTCAGATGCTTATTCCTCAGCTGGTGACTCCGTGTATACTTACTTCAGTGCTGTTGCTGGACAG gaTGGTGAACTGGATGCTGAAGAACTTCAGAGATGTTTGACACAGTCTGGAATTAGTGGAACTTACTCTC CCTTCAGTTTGGAAACCTGCAGAATTATGATTGCCATGTTGGAT AGAGATTACACAGGAAAACTGGGATTTAATGAATTCAAAGAGCTATGGGCAGCTCTTAATGCCTGGAAGCAAAACTTCATGACTGTTGATCAAGATGGAAGTGGCACAGTAGAACATCATGAGTTGCGTCAAGCCATTGGTCTTATGG gTTATAGGTTGAGTCCTCGAACAATAACTACTATTGTTAAACGTTACAGCAAGAATGGCAGAATTTTCTTTGATGATTATGTTGCTTGCTGTGTGAAGCTTCGCGCATTGACAG ATTTCTTTAGGAAAAGAGACCACTTGCAACAAGGGTCTGTGAATTTCATGTATGATGAT TTTTTGCAGGGCACTATGGCAATTTGA
- the GCA gene encoding grancalcin isoform X2, with the protein MGQPVPETGPAVLLDEYDGFPAFSDAYSSAGDSVYTYFSAVAGQDGELDAEELQRCLTQSGISGTYSPFSLETCRIMIAMLDRDYTGKLGFNEFKELWAALNAWKQNFMTVDQDGSGTVEHHELRQAIGLMGYRLSPRTITTIVKRYSKNGRIFFDDYVACCVKLRALTDFFRKRDHLQQGSVNFMYDDFLQGTMAI; encoded by the exons ATGGGACAACCAGTGCCAGAAACAGGTCCAGCCGTACTCCTCGATGAATACGATGGGTTCCCAGCATTTTCAGATGCTTATTCCTCAGCTGGTGACTCCGTGTATACTTACTTCAGTGCTGTTGCTGGACAG gaTGGTGAACTGGATGCTGAAGAACTTCAGAGATGTTTGACACAGTCTGGAATTAGTGGAACTTACTCTC CCTTCAGTTTGGAAACCTGCAGAATTATGATTGCCATGTTGGAT AGAGATTACACAGGAAAACTGGGATTTAATGAATTCAAAGAGCTATGGGCAGCTCTTAATGCCTGGAAGCAAAACTTCATGACTGTTGATCAAGATGGAAGTGGCACAGTAGAACATCATGAGTTGCGTCAAGCCATTGGTCTTATGG gTTATAGGTTGAGTCCTCGAACAATAACTACTATTGTTAAACGTTACAGCAAGAATGGCAGAATTTTCTTTGATGATTATGTTGCTTGCTGTGTGAAGCTTCGCGCATTGACAG ATTTCTTTAGGAAAAGAGACCACTTGCAACAAGGGTCTGTGAATTTCATGTATGATGAT TTTTTGCAGGGCACTATGGCAATTTGA